The genomic DNA ACCGTGACCGTCATCAAGGATCTGAAAGTCAAAGGGACCTCGCTTGTTGTTAAAGTCGGCACGAAGGTGAAGAACATCCGCATCGTCGAAGGGGACCACGACATCGATTGCAAAATCGATGGTGTCGGCGCGATGCAGTTGAAGTCTGAATTCGTCAAAAAGGCGTAGCCGTACCTCGCGCACTCGGGCTCGATTCTTGGGACGCTCGACCGCGCCGGACGCTCTCCGCAAGCAACGCAGAATTGCACCGAATACCATGGATTTGAATTTGAATCGAACTGGAAACGTTTTGCGAATGCGACTGTTGATCGCCGCGACACTGCTGATCGTCGGCTGTGAAAAGCCCGTTGCGGAAGACGCGGCGTCACCGAAACCGGCGGAGATCTTGCAGGTCGCGGGCAAGACGATGGGAACGCGGTACGAAGTCAAAATTGCCAGCCCTCCATCGGATCTTGCATCCGATTGGGAATTGTTGATCGATCGCGAACTGCGTCGGGTCAACGATCAGATGTCGACCTACCTATCGACGTCGGAGCTCTCTCGTTTTAACCGGTCCGAGAGTCTCGATTGGTTTGAGGTTTCTCCAGAGACGGCGATGGTGGTCGCCGCCGCGCTACAAATTTCTGAAAAAACGGGAGGGGCGTTTGATGTGACCGTCGGACCGTTGGTGAATTTGTGGAGCTTTGGGCCCCAGCGGCACGAGAAGACGCTGCCGAGCCAAGCTGCGATCGACGAGGCTGCTTCGGCGACGGGATACCAGTCGCTGCATGTCCGGACCGATCCACCAGCGCTTCGCAAAGATAAGGCTGCATTGCAAGTCGACCTCTCTTCGATCGCCAAAGGGCATGGCGTCGATCGCATCGTCGATCTGTTGGTTGGCCTGGGCTGCGACAATGTGTTTGTGAACATTGGCGGCGAGATTCGAGCGGTGGGGGACAAGGGAAAAGATCGCCCTTGGCGGGCTGGTGTCGAACGTCCTGATGAAGCGACGACCGTGCTGTTGTTTCCGGTGGCGGTTGAAAATGAGGCGATCGCGACCTCGGGCGACTACCGCAACTTCTTCGAGATCGATGGGAAACGCTACTCCCACACGATCGATCCCCGTACCGGACGGCCGGTCGTTCACAGCATGGCGTCGGTCTCGGTGGTCGCTGCCAACTGCATGCTAGCCGACGCTTGGGCCACGGCGCTGAATGTGCTGGGGCCTGAGGAAGGACCGCCGATTGCGGTGGCAGAATCGTTGGACGCCTATCTGCTGGAACGTATCGATGGGCAGTTTCGGCCGCATCCGACCGGTCGGTTCGAGCAATGGAGTAAGCCGCCTGTGACGCCACAGGACTGATCCTATAATGGAGCCTTTCCGCCCGAATTGACTTTCCGCCCGCGCCCGATGCCATGCCACTTGAAATCGTTCCGTATCCCCATCCTACCCTGCGTTACAAGAGCAAACCGATCCGCAAAGTGGACAAAGCGTTACGCGATGTCGTCGCGGAGATGTTCGACCTGATGTACGCTTCGCGCGGCGTGGGGCTGGCTGCAAACCAAGTCGACATCCCGCTGCGGATGTTTGTCGTCAACCCCAGCGGCACGCGAGGGGATGGCGAGGAATTGGTGTTGATCAATCCCGTGATTCAACGTCCCAAGGGCTCGTGGCAAGCCGAAGAGGGCTGCTTGAGTTTGCCCGGCGTGTTTGGCAACGTGATGCGTCCCAAAGAAATTCGCCTGAGTGCGTTTGACCTGAAGGGGAATCCGATCGAACGCACGGTCGACGACTTCCTTGGGCGAGTGCTTCAACACGAAAATGACCATCTCGACGGGGTGATGTTTATCGACCGGATGACCGACGAGGCGCGTCGCGATCTGGAAGGCGCGTTGGCCGAATTTGAGATCGTTCGCGAAAGCTGCCGACAAACCGGTTCGGTCGAATCGGACGAAGCCATCATCCAGCGACGCAACGAGTGGGAGCAGCGGTATGCCTGATCGTCCGTTGACGATGGTTTTGATGGGAACCGGCCCGTTTGCAGTTCCCGCGTTCGAAGCGATTCGGCGCTCCGGTGATTCGATCGCTTTGGTCGTGACGCGTCCCGAAGTGATCAGTAAGAGTCGAAAGCCCGCACCTCCGGGACCGGTTCGCCAGTGGGCCACCGATAACGGCCTGCCGATCTTCGACCCGCCGACCATCAATGCGGACGATGCGATCGCAAAACTGCGATCGCTCCAGGCCGACTTGTTTGTCGTCTGCGACTACGGACAGATCTTAAGTTCCCAAGCCTTGGAAGCTGCCGCTTTGGGAGGCATCAATTTGCACGGCTCGCTGTTGCCCGCCTACCGCGGCGCGGCGCCGGTTCAATGGGCGGTCTGGAATGGCGATGCGGAGAGTGGTGTTTCGGTGATCCACATGACGCCGCGATTGGATGGCGGCCCCGTGATTGCGTCGGCAACCACGCCGATCCAGGCAACAGAAACGGCGGGCGAACTAGAAGATCGGCTCAGTCAGTTGGGCGTGCAGCCAACGCTCGTTGCGATCGATATCTTACGGAATTGGGACCGTGCATCCGTGATCGGTGCCCCACAAGATAAGTCGCTCGTTTCCAAGGCGCCTCGTTTGGCGAAGGCCGATGGAAAGATCGATTGGACTCAAACGGTACGACAAATCGATTGTCATGTTCGCGCGATGCAGCCCTGGCCGGATGCCTTTACGCTTGTCGAAACCGGGACCAAGCAGCCGCTTCGACTCGTCATTCGCCAGATTGCGGCGTCGGATCATCCACGTCCCGCCGACGCACAGCCGGGCCAAGTGATCGCTATCGACGGCCGCCTATTGGTTGCCGT from Rosistilla carotiformis includes the following:
- a CDS encoding FAD:protein FMN transferase, with the protein product MNRTGNVLRMRLLIAATLLIVGCEKPVAEDAASPKPAEILQVAGKTMGTRYEVKIASPPSDLASDWELLIDRELRRVNDQMSTYLSTSELSRFNRSESLDWFEVSPETAMVVAAALQISEKTGGAFDVTVGPLVNLWSFGPQRHEKTLPSQAAIDEAASATGYQSLHVRTDPPALRKDKAALQVDLSSIAKGHGVDRIVDLLVGLGCDNVFVNIGGEIRAVGDKGKDRPWRAGVERPDEATTVLLFPVAVENEAIATSGDYRNFFEIDGKRYSHTIDPRTGRPVVHSMASVSVVAANCMLADAWATALNVLGPEEGPPIAVAESLDAYLLERIDGQFRPHPTGRFEQWSKPPVTPQD
- the def gene encoding peptide deformylase; the protein is MPLEIVPYPHPTLRYKSKPIRKVDKALRDVVAEMFDLMYASRGVGLAANQVDIPLRMFVVNPSGTRGDGEELVLINPVIQRPKGSWQAEEGCLSLPGVFGNVMRPKEIRLSAFDLKGNPIERTVDDFLGRVLQHENDHLDGVMFIDRMTDEARRDLEGALAEFEIVRESCRQTGSVESDEAIIQRRNEWEQRYA
- the fmt gene encoding methionyl-tRNA formyltransferase; the encoded protein is MPDRPLTMVLMGTGPFAVPAFEAIRRSGDSIALVVTRPEVISKSRKPAPPGPVRQWATDNGLPIFDPPTINADDAIAKLRSLQADLFVVCDYGQILSSQALEAAALGGINLHGSLLPAYRGAAPVQWAVWNGDAESGVSVIHMTPRLDGGPVIASATTPIQATETAGELEDRLSQLGVQPTLVAIDILRNWDRASVIGAPQDKSLVSKAPRLAKADGKIDWTQTVRQIDCHVRAMQPWPDAFTLVETGTKQPLRLVIRQIAASDHPRPADAQPGQVIAIDGRLLVAVGDGCIEILRLVPAGKREMSADAFVRGNPLPVGTIL